In Candidatus Eisenbacteria bacterium, one DNA window encodes the following:
- a CDS encoding caspase family protein, which yields MARILNGPGAVAFAMLILSATAFAQPAGEPAPVRRAILIGINEYMTDEFMDLRGAVNDVETMREILTSRFGFLEENVTVLTDAAATRAAILETFEKLIEQTAPQDFVYIHYSGHGSQVPDLNRDEPDDNWDETIVPHDARTPGIADITDDELGGILARLPAQKAVIILDSCHSGTATRGIFVNRSVPPDPRTELYKRPQNEIATRNIVPLDKPERYVLLTGAASNQNALDGPLEGKFRGFFTYALARTLAEAGPGVSPRDLHEGVQRVFDQLSARFGGLPFPEPQVEASPVLLEEPLFPIEGGKPCSKPFLVVERESGGRVRLIRGATLNASVNTYWAIYPPEETEFHPGEGIATARVVATDGMDVMAEVEPSDAGVRFGSRAVILSDAPPPTRVTARWEVADPERRAGIEAEVHKRFPDVDFVAAGDFAWFLLEAQEGICRVYDAAGLSIVDEFHMKSDETVGERLAGLFSRSLMASSLVAMTNPSSDVHIDARVVGMESNNTLHIRKPGAPRCHENSLMLAIRVSTDSYLTIVDVDAQGGVNLLFPNPHSKAGFYPQGFVRGAATVRIPDSLEEGNEAGFFWDYQAPAGGDAIQVFASTDRETAETIRRWINGILETGARGGRSASASPAQVALQRLQNELMRRVVTRGVGVVADASDAVETAENDLQEQKPAPDWNAVTVRLQVQE from the coding sequence ATGGCACGAATCCTCAACGGCCCGGGAGCCGTCGCTTTCGCGATGCTCATTCTGTCGGCGACCGCGTTCGCCCAGCCGGCCGGCGAGCCCGCCCCCGTCCGCCGGGCCATTCTGATCGGCATCAATGAATATATGACCGACGAATTCATGGATCTGCGCGGTGCGGTCAACGACGTCGAGACGATGCGGGAGATCTTAACCAGTCGCTTCGGCTTTTTGGAAGAGAACGTCACCGTCCTGACCGATGCAGCGGCGACGCGCGCCGCGATTCTCGAGACATTCGAAAAACTGATCGAGCAAACGGCACCTCAGGACTTCGTCTATATCCATTATTCCGGGCACGGCTCGCAGGTCCCTGATCTCAACCGGGACGAACCGGACGACAATTGGGACGAGACCATCGTTCCTCACGATGCTCGAACGCCCGGCATTGCAGACATCACGGATGACGAGTTGGGCGGGATCCTGGCCCGATTGCCCGCGCAGAAAGCCGTCATCATACTGGATTCGTGCCATTCCGGCACGGCGACCCGCGGAATTTTCGTGAATCGGTCCGTGCCGCCGGACCCACGGACTGAATTGTACAAGCGTCCGCAGAACGAAATTGCAACACGGAATATCGTGCCACTCGACAAGCCGGAGCGGTATGTGCTTCTGACCGGCGCGGCATCAAACCAGAACGCCCTCGACGGTCCCCTCGAGGGCAAATTCAGGGGTTTTTTCACGTATGCGCTCGCCAGGACTCTCGCTGAAGCGGGTCCCGGGGTGTCCCCCCGTGACCTTCACGAAGGCGTCCAGCGCGTCTTCGACCAACTATCCGCAAGGTTCGGCGGACTTCCTTTTCCGGAACCGCAGGTTGAAGCGTCACCTGTGCTGCTGGAAGAACCGCTCTTCCCAATTGAGGGTGGGAAGCCTTGCTCGAAGCCGTTTCTGGTGGTGGAGCGGGAGTCAGGCGGCCGCGTGCGGCTGATACGCGGGGCGACACTCAACGCCTCCGTAAACACTTACTGGGCCATCTACCCCCCGGAAGAGACCGAATTTCACCCGGGAGAAGGCATTGCGACAGCGAGGGTGGTGGCGACCGATGGGATGGACGTCATGGCCGAGGTTGAACCGAGCGATGCCGGGGTGAGGTTCGGGAGCAGAGCGGTGATTCTGTCCGACGCCCCGCCGCCAACGCGCGTGACCGCGCGCTGGGAGGTTGCCGATCCGGAACGGCGCGCCGGCATCGAGGCGGAGGTTCATAAGCGATTTCCGGACGTTGATTTCGTTGCCGCCGGTGACTTCGCGTGGTTCCTCCTGGAAGCGCAGGAGGGAATCTGCAGGGTCTACGACGCGGCCGGCCTCTCGATTGTCGATGAGTTCCACATGAAGAGCGACGAGACGGTTGGCGAACGCCTTGCCGGCCTATTCTCCCGGTCGCTCATGGCATCGTCCCTGGTGGCGATGACGAACCCATCGTCCGACGTCCACATCGACGCGCGCGTCGTTGGTATGGAGTCGAACAACACCCTGCATATCCGCAAGCCCGGAGCCCCCCGGTGCCATGAAAACAGCCTGATGCTCGCGATCCGCGTCAGCACGGACAGTTACCTGACCATTGTTGATGTGGACGCGCAAGGCGGTGTCAACCTCCTCTTCCCCAACCCACACTCAAAGGCCGGATTCTACCCCCAAGGATTTGTCAGAGGCGCCGCGACGGTGCGCATTCCCGACTCTCTCGAGGAGGGGAACGAGGCCGGCTTTTTTTGGGATTACCAGGCACCGGCGGGAGGAGACGCCATCCAAGTATTCGCCAGCACGGATCGCGAAACGGCGGAGACTATCCGCCGATGGATCAATGGGATTCTCGAGACCGGCGCGCGAGGGGGAAGATCAGCATCCGCGTCGCCGGCTCAAGTGGCCTTGCAGCGTTTACAGAATGAGTTGATGCGCCGGGTGGTCACTCGCGGAGTGGGCGTGGTGGCCGACGCATCCGACGCTGTCGAAACTGCGGAGAACGACTTGCAGGAACAGAAACCGGCACCGGACTGGAACGCTGTCACGGTGAGGCTACAGGTCCAGGAATGA
- a CDS encoding caspase domain-containing protein, which produces MLRSACWIILLPMISLCLPGTPALAQDSAALVIGNSQYQHTARLKNPVNDAAGLAMKLEGLGFQVLHGSDLTKQEIEEHLVSFNKLIKGAEIAVFYYAGHGLQINGKNYLIPVDFDPNAEVDLTLQLVSLDQALKEMASDKRVTLIFLDACRDNPFAEELKTDSTAGRSLAVDDTRAVKVIGQGLAEVESGVGTLISFATQPGNVALDGTGEHSPFTEGLLEFIGKPGTEVSDMLKNVRKHVYKVTDGKQIPWDHSSLVERYYFKKKKQRRAPPP; this is translated from the coding sequence ATGCTGAGATCCGCCTGCTGGATTATTCTTCTCCCGATGATCTCTCTCTGTCTTCCGGGAACACCCGCTTTGGCGCAGGACAGCGCCGCGCTGGTCATCGGCAACAGCCAGTACCAGCATACAGCTCGGCTCAAGAACCCCGTGAATGACGCCGCCGGGCTCGCGATGAAACTCGAGGGGCTCGGTTTCCAGGTTCTTCACGGCAGCGATCTCACCAAGCAAGAAATCGAGGAACACCTGGTCTCGTTCAACAAGCTCATCAAGGGCGCGGAAATCGCGGTCTTTTACTATGCGGGCCACGGTCTTCAGATCAACGGAAAGAACTACTTGATTCCGGTGGACTTCGACCCGAACGCTGAAGTCGATCTCACCTTACAACTCGTCAGTCTTGATCAGGCGCTGAAAGAGATGGCGAGTGACAAGCGGGTGACCCTCATTTTTCTAGATGCCTGCCGGGACAACCCGTTCGCGGAAGAGCTGAAAACGGACAGTACGGCCGGGCGGTCACTGGCCGTCGATGACACACGCGCGGTGAAGGTCATCGGACAGGGGCTGGCGGAAGTCGAGAGCGGGGTGGGCACTCTGATATCGTTCGCCACGCAACCGGGAAACGTGGCGCTCGACGGTACCGGGGAGCACAGCCCCTTCACGGAAGGTTTGCTCGAGTTCATTGGCAAGCCGGGGACGGAAGTCAGCGACATGCTTAAGAATGTTCGCAAGCATGTGTATAAGGTGACGGATGGTAAGCAGATCCCTTGGGACCATTCTTCTTTAGTAGAGCGGTATTACTTCAAGAAGAAAAAACAGCGACGGGCGCCCCCCCCGTAA